Sequence from the Pseudomonas sp. LS.1a genome:
CCTCAACGCATCCGTGATGAGCTGGCTACAAGGGCACAGGAGGCGGGAGAGCCAGGCTGGTTGATTGCGTGCGAAAGCGTGACCACCGATGCCGTGCTCAAACATGCTGACAACCGGCAGCTGCGTGAGCGCGTGTACCGGGCTTACAACACCCGAGGCGTCGGCCTTGGCCTGCAGCAGGACAATCGCTCGCTCCTGGAGCAACTGGCGAGGCTGCTGGAAGAAAAGGCTCACCTGCTCGGCTTTGCCAGCCATCTGGAGCAGAGCCTGCATGTGAAGAGCGCGGGTTCGGTTACCCATGTGCGCGGCTTTCTTCATGACCTGGCCGAGCATGTGCGGCCGGCCATGCTGCAGTGGCGCGCAGACATGCAGCGCCAGGCCGCAGCCAAGGGGTTGGGGAATATTCAACCCTGGGACATTGCCTACCTGCAGGCTTCGTCGCGCACGGTGCTGTCCACCGAAGCCTTGCGCGAATACTTCCCGCTGAATGCTGTGGTCAGCGCATTGCAGCAACTGGCGGAAAAGCTGTTTGACGTGACGCTGCAGGCCAGGCCGCTGGCAACCTGGGATGACAGCGTGCAACCGTTCGAGGTGTGGCAGGACAACGCCTTGATCGGCTTCTTCTACCTGGACGCCGTACAGCATGCCGGCAAGCAGCCTGACTCGGTGTTCACCACCTACATTCGCAACCGCCGGGTCGATGCCGAGGGGATCTACCAGGCGGCCTCGGTGGTGGTCTACAGCGACGTGCCAGCAGCGCTGCCGGGTAGCCAGCCGTTGCTGGGCCATCTGTCACTGCGCAAGCTGTTCCACGAGTTTGGCCATGCCTTGCACCACTTGCTGGTGCGCACGACCAACCACGTGATGTCCAACGTCACCGAACTCGGGACCGATGGCGTGGAGCTGTTCGGCAAGCTGTTCGAGCGCTGGGTCTGGGACGCTGATTACCTGGTGGCGATCTCGTCGCACCAGCACGATGGCAGCCAGCTTGACCGGGCGCGGGTCGATGAGTGCCTGCGCCGCATGCGGCAGCAAGGCGTGGAGGAAACCGCGCGCGATCTGAGCCTGGCGCTGTTCGACCTGGACCTGCATGGTACGCCGAACGATGGCCGTTCCCTCGAACAGCGCCTGAGCGATGCCCGTGAGCATTCTGGCTACTGGCCCCTTGCCGATTTCGAGCACCCGGCGCACGCCTTCGACCATCTGGTGAACGGCTATGATGCCGGCTATTACGCCTATCTGTGGTCGGATGTGCACGCCTTTGACCTGTTCACCCGCTTCGAGGCCCAAGGCCTGCTGGATCGGGCCACAGGCCGGGCGCTGCAGGAGACATTGCTTGCCCCGGGGGCATCGCGCCCGTTGCGGGAAGGCATCGAGCTGTTCCTTGGCCGGCAGCCGAGCCAGCTGCCCTACCTGCGTTGGCATGGCCTGAAGTGAGGGGACGCTGACCGGAGGTGCTGGAAAGATTATGGCGCGCACGATACTGTATATGAATACAGTATACGGGGTGGGCCCATGATTCCTCCAGCACCGCAAAAGGGCCGTGGCACGGCACATAATCCGCACAATCGCTTTGCCCCCAGCCATTCGGTGGCGGAGGATGATGGCTGGTGCCAGGAGGTGCCGCAAACCCAGGGCACCGAGGTGCGAGTCGAGACGGCCAAGTCGGTGATCAGCCGCAACACTTCGCCCGACCTGCCCTTCGACCGCTCCATCAACCCTTACCGTGGCTGCGAGCATGGTTGCATTTACTGCTATGCCCGCCCTTCCCACGCCTACTGGGACCTTTCCCCCGGCCTGGATTTCGAGACCAAGCTGATAGCCAAGACCAATGCCGCCGAGGTGCTCGCGCAACAACTGAGCAAACCGGGTTACGTGTGCGCACCGATCAACCTGGGCTCCAATACCGACCCGTACCAGCCGATCGAGCGGGAGCAACTGCTGACCCGGCGCCTGCTCGAAGTGCTGCTGCGTTTTCGCCACCCGGTGACCATCGTCACCAAGGGTTCGCTGGTATTGCGCGACCTTGACCTGCTGGCCGAGATGGCCCGCCAGCGCCTGGCGCGGGTGATGATCAGCCTGACCACGCTGGACGATGACCTGAAACGGGTGCTGGAACCGCGTGCGGCGTCACCCAAGGCGCGCTTGCGAGCGATCCGCGTGTTGCGCGAGGCGGGGGTGCCAGTGGGCGTGTTGTGTTCGCCGATGATTCCAATGATCAACGACAGTGAACTGGAGCGCCTGCTGGAGGCGGCCAGGGAGGCTGGCGCGCAGAGCGCGGCCTACATGATGTTGCGCCTGCCGCTGGAGGTGGCGCCGTTGTTCGAGCAATGGCTGCAGGACCATTACCCGCAGCGGGCGGCGCATGTGTTGAGCCTGATCCGCCAGAGCCGCGGTGGCGAGCTGTATGACAGCCGGTTTGGTGTGCGCATGCGCGGTGAAGGCGTGTTTGCCGAGTTGCTGGCGCAGCGCTTTGCCAAAGCCATGAAGCGGTTGGATTTCGAAGGGCGAGAAGCGCAGGCGCTGGATTGTTCGGCGTTTTGCCCGCCGGGTGGGCAGATGGCGCTGTTCTGATGCTTGAGCAGAGCACGGCCAGGTTCCGGGTTCCTGCATGGGGCGCATTGCCAGCCATCAATACAACTAATCCAAGTTGATAATTGGACTAATGGCTCTTGGCAGTTGATGTTTTTTTGCTATTATCCAGTTCCCGCCTCTTTCATCTGGAACCCCCGTTCTAGAGCCTTCGAATTAAGCTTCAGTTAAGTTTTCCTCGCTAGCGTAGGAAATCAGTCCACACCGACTGTGATCTATGGCCCGTGCGTGTCATCTAAATCCCTGCATAGCCAGAATCTTTCACCGGTAAAATGGATTTACCTATACACCGTCAAGAGGATGAATCATGCCCATCAAGGACCCATCCAAGGTCGTACCGCAGGTCCCCGCGGAGAGCGCCGATGCCGCCCTTAAGCACATCGTCGACGGCTTCCTGCGTTTTCACCATGACGTTTTCCCCGAGCAGCAAGAGCTGTTCAAGAAGCTCGCCACCGCGCAAACACCGCGTGCCATGTTCATCACCTGCGCCGACTCGCGCATCGTTCCCGAGCTGATCACCCAGAGTTCGCCTGGCGACCTGTTCGTGACCCGTAACGTCGGTAACGTGGTACCGCCTTATGGCCAGATGAACGGCGGCGTTTCCAGCGCCATCGAGTACGCCGTACTGGCGTTGAAAGTGCATCACATCATCGTCTGCGGCCACTCCGACTGCGGCGCCATGCGCGCGGTACTCAACCCGCAATCGCTGACCAAGATGCCGACCGTATCCGCCTGGTTGCGCCACGCCGAAGTGGCCCGTACCGTGGTCGAGAACAACTGCTCGTGCGGCAGCGAACACGAAACGATGCAAGTGCTGACCAAGGAAAACGTCATCGCCCAGCTGCATCACCTGCGCACCCACCCTTCGGTGGCTTCGCGCCTGGCCGCCGGTGAGCTGTTCATCCATGGCTGGGTCTACGACATCGAGACCAGCAAGATCGAAGCCTACGACGCCGCCAGCGATAGCTTCCTGCCCCTGGCCGCCGGCGAGCCGGTCCCCTGCGCTACTCCGAGAGGCCGCTACTAAGCGACCCATCCGCCCGCTGAAACCTTGATAGCCGGCTGCACCCCGTAGGGTGTGGCGCGGCCTTCGGCTGCCTTGAATTCCCTGACTGCCTGCCGGCACGCCCGCTGGCGGCCCGCGCCTGCGCGCTCGTCAGGGGCAAACGTGCCCACGGCCAGGGGAATGGCTGTGTGACAGAGAAAGGAGAAACACGGTGAACATTACACAGTTGAAAACGGCCCTGCCGCGTGAGTTGCTGGCGTCGGTGGTGGTCTTCCTGGTTGCCCTGCCGTTGTGCATGGGCATTGCGATCGCCTCGGGCATGCCGCCAGCCAAAGGCCTGATTACCGGCATTATCGGCGGCATTGTCGTGGGTTTCCTCGCCGGTTCGCCGCTGCAGGTCAGTGGCCCTGCAGCGGGCCTGGCGGTACTGGTGTTCGAGCTGGTGCGCCAGCATGGCATGGCCATGCTCGGGCCGATCCTGCTGCTGGCCGGCTTGCTGCAATTGCTGGCTGGGCGCTTGCGCCTGGGCTGCTGGTTCCGGGTTACCGCGCCGGCGGTTGTGTACGGCATGCTGGCCGGGATTGGCGTGCTGATCGTGCTGTCGCAGGTGCATGTGATGTTCGACACCGCGCCGCAGCCTTCCGGCATGCAGAACCTGCTGGAGTTCCCGGCGACGGTGGCCGCAGCCCTGCCACATGAAAACGCCGGCTCCGGCTGGGTGGCCGGTGCGCTGGGCCTGGGCACCATCGCCATCATGTGGGGCTGGGAGCGCCTGCGGCCGCAGCGGCTGCGCTTCGTCCCGGGTGCCCTGCTGGGCGTGTCGGCCATGACGGCAATCAGTATGTGGCTGGCCTTGCCGGTGAACCGCGTACAGGTGCCGGCCGACCTGTCCGAGGCCATCGACTGGATCCGCCCTGGTGACCTGATGCAACTGGCCGACCCTACCCTGCTGGTTGCCGCGTTTGCCCTGGCCTTCATCGCCAGTGCCGAAACCTTGTTGTCGGCTGCAGCGGTTGACCGCATGCACAGCGGCCAGCGTTCGGACTTCGACCGTGAGCTGTCGGCCCAGGGCATCGGCAACATGCTGTGCGGGGTGTTGGGCGCGTTGCCGATGACCGGGGTGATCGTGCGTAGCTCGGCCAACGTGCAGGCGGGTGCACAGACCCGGGCTTCGGCAATCTTCCATGGCCTTTGGTTGCTGGCATTCGTGGTTGCGCTGAGCAGCGTTTTGCAGCAGATCCCGGTGGCGAGCCTGGCGGGTGTGCTGGTGTTTACCGGGGTCAAGCTGGTGGATTTCAAGGCGTTTCGCGGCCTTGGCCGCTATGGCCGTATGCCGATGTTCACCTACGCGGCGACGGCGTTGGCGATCATCTTTACCGACCTGCTGACCGGCGTGCTGCTGGGCTTTGCCCTGACCTTGCTGAAGCTGGCTCTGAAGGCGGCGCGGTTGAAGATCAACCTGGTCAGCCTGGAGAAGGCTGGGCACATGGAACTGCGGCTTAGTGGTGCCGCCACCTTCCTCAAGGTGCCGGCGCTGACTCAGGTGCTGGATAGCGTGCCGGCGGGGACCACGCTGCACGTGCCGCTGGGTAACCTGAGCTATATCGACCACTCGTGCCTTGAGCTGCTGGAGGACTGGGGTCGCAGCAATTCGGCCAATGGGTCGCGGTTGCTGATCGAGCAGCGGCGCCTGAAACGGCGGATCGAGGGGCGGATGCGGACTACGGCGGGGGTTGGGGCTTGAAGCTGAAAGCCTGTATCGCCTGAACTGGCCTCTTCGCGGGTAAACCCGCTCCCACAGGTACTGCACAGGCTTTGAAGCCTGTGCAGTACCTGTGGGAGCGGGTTTACCCGCGAAGAGGCCGGGACAGGAAATCAGGCCGGCTGGCCCAACTCCACACCCAGCTGACGAGACAGGCACGGCCAGCGCTTCCACGCCGCACCCGTTTCCGGGCTGCTCAATTTCTCGCGGTAGGCCTCCACCGACTCCACCGCGAAGCTTTCGTCGTTCAACATTTCGTCCACCGAATGGTGCACCACTTCATCCAGCTGGTTGGCAAAGGTCTCGCCAATCAACTGGTGGGCAATCAGGTTGGCGACGGTGGTGTCGACCGGGAT
This genomic interval carries:
- a CDS encoding carbonic anhydrase, with the translated sequence MPIKDPSKVVPQVPAESADAALKHIVDGFLRFHHDVFPEQQELFKKLATAQTPRAMFITCADSRIVPELITQSSPGDLFVTRNVGNVVPPYGQMNGGVSSAIEYAVLALKVHHIIVCGHSDCGAMRAVLNPQSLTKMPTVSAWLRHAEVARTVVENNCSCGSEHETMQVLTKENVIAQLHHLRTHPSVASRLAAGELFIHGWVYDIETSKIEAYDAASDSFLPLAAGEPVPCATPRGRY
- a CDS encoding PA0069 family radical SAM protein — its product is MIPPAPQKGRGTAHNPHNRFAPSHSVAEDDGWCQEVPQTQGTEVRVETAKSVISRNTSPDLPFDRSINPYRGCEHGCIYCYARPSHAYWDLSPGLDFETKLIAKTNAAEVLAQQLSKPGYVCAPINLGSNTDPYQPIEREQLLTRRLLEVLLRFRHPVTIVTKGSLVLRDLDLLAEMARQRLARVMISLTTLDDDLKRVLEPRAASPKARLRAIRVLREAGVPVGVLCSPMIPMINDSELERLLEAAREAGAQSAAYMMLRLPLEVAPLFEQWLQDHYPQRAAHVLSLIRQSRGGELYDSRFGVRMRGEGVFAELLAQRFAKAMKRLDFEGREAQALDCSAFCPPGGQMALF
- a CDS encoding M3 family metallopeptidase; translation: MDNPLLQNSHIPVDYPAITIENMQVAFEHVLLAHEQGIERILLDQQAMPTWDDMVLAVDGLDSQLLAVLYAASPLVDRDEAWAAAIIDFFAKTTERFDQKFTNAALQALYERLANSDIGKQLDAQKRATLRWHLDKFSASGASLAPAGKVRLAELLKQISAAREAFRSNINRPGLSVTDESELSGIPQRIRDELATRAQEAGEPGWLIACESVTTDAVLKHADNRQLRERVYRAYNTRGVGLGLQQDNRSLLEQLARLLEEKAHLLGFASHLEQSLHVKSAGSVTHVRGFLHDLAEHVRPAMLQWRADMQRQAAAKGLGNIQPWDIAYLQASSRTVLSTEALREYFPLNAVVSALQQLAEKLFDVTLQARPLATWDDSVQPFEVWQDNALIGFFYLDAVQHAGKQPDSVFTTYIRNRRVDAEGIYQAASVVVYSDVPAALPGSQPLLGHLSLRKLFHEFGHALHHLLVRTTNHVMSNVTELGTDGVELFGKLFERWVWDADYLVAISSHQHDGSQLDRARVDECLRRMRQQGVEETARDLSLALFDLDLHGTPNDGRSLEQRLSDAREHSGYWPLADFEHPAHAFDHLVNGYDAGYYAYLWSDVHAFDLFTRFEAQGLLDRATGRALQETLLAPGASRPLREGIELFLGRQPSQLPYLRWHGLK
- a CDS encoding SulP family inorganic anion transporter; amino-acid sequence: MNITQLKTALPRELLASVVVFLVALPLCMGIAIASGMPPAKGLITGIIGGIVVGFLAGSPLQVSGPAAGLAVLVFELVRQHGMAMLGPILLLAGLLQLLAGRLRLGCWFRVTAPAVVYGMLAGIGVLIVLSQVHVMFDTAPQPSGMQNLLEFPATVAAALPHENAGSGWVAGALGLGTIAIMWGWERLRPQRLRFVPGALLGVSAMTAISMWLALPVNRVQVPADLSEAIDWIRPGDLMQLADPTLLVAAFALAFIASAETLLSAAAVDRMHSGQRSDFDRELSAQGIGNMLCGVLGALPMTGVIVRSSANVQAGAQTRASAIFHGLWLLAFVVALSSVLQQIPVASLAGVLVFTGVKLVDFKAFRGLGRYGRMPMFTYAATALAIIFTDLLTGVLLGFALTLLKLALKAARLKINLVSLEKAGHMELRLSGAATFLKVPALTQVLDSVPAGTTLHVPLGNLSYIDHSCLELLEDWGRSNSANGSRLLIEQRRLKRRIEGRMRTTAGVGA